ATAATTCATTGGGTTTATGGTGAAGTCTATCCTTTAGAGAAAGAAGCTCTAGAAGCTCGATAGCATTCTGTTCTACCTCCTTGGCATCTCTTTTAGCAATCCAACCTGGAATAGAGACATTTTCTAGTGCTGTAAATTCTGGTAGAAGATGATGGAATTGGAATACAAAACCGATATTTTCATTTCTAAATTGAGAAAGTTTTTTAGAACTCAACTTACTGATATCTTTCCCATTCATCCATATCTCTCCTTTATCTGCTTGGGTTAATGTTCCAAGGACCTGTAGAAGTGTCGTCTTGCCAGCTCCACTACTTCCTACAATAGAGATCACTTCTCCCTTGGCTACTTCAAGTGATACTCCTTTTAGGACATGAAGAGTATCGAATGATTTATGAATATTCGAAGCTTTAAGAATCATATGATTTATGGTTTAAAGTATGGAAAATATGTAATAACAGTATGCCAGAACTAATATTGTTCCTTCTGTTCTTGTAAGAACTCCTCCTTTAAGATTTGTAATGCCAACTAAATATTCTTTATTCTTGAAATACTTTCTATTTCTACTAATAGGATATAAGAAAATTATAAGAATCATTGTCAAGACAAACATGTAACTAAAGTCGTAGTGAAACTTGTTTACTGCCACATTTACTGGATGGATTGTTGCCGTAATGCCTAATACTCCAAGAATATTAAAGATATTAGATCCAATAATATTGCCGATACTAATATCTGTTTCCCCTCTTAATGCAGCCATTACTGACGCTGTAAGTTCTGGAAGACTCGTTCCTATAGCGATAATTGTTACAGAAATAATACGTTCTGATATTCCAAGTCCTTTTGCGATCTCACTTGCTCCTCCAATCAGATTGTTAGATCCTAAAGTAAGTCCAATACACGACAATATGATAATAGCAATTGACTTCCAAGTGGGATACTTTGCTTCAATGATTTCAGACGCCTCTTTGCTCTTCATCGACGATTTAATGGATACCACAATATACAGGATAAGTGTTGTAGTAAGCACTATCCCATCTAATCTTGATATCTCGCTATCTCTCCCCAATAAGATAAATAGAATTGTAGCAATGAATAATGTTGGCCATCCAACTTTTAATGTCTCCGATTTTACAGGTATTGCCATGATGATTGCTGTAAAACCTAGGACAAGTGCTATATTGGAAATATTTGATCCTACCACATTTCCTATTGCCATCTGAGTATGTCCCATTATTGCAGACTTTAGACTGACAATAAGTTCTGGTGCAGAGGTTCCCATGGCTACGACAGTAGAGCCTACGATGAGTGTTGAGATCTTAAATTTCCTGGCGAGTTCAACACCTCCTTTAACAAGATAATCCCCACTTATGATTAGGATTATCATGCCAAAAATAAGTTGTATATATGGGTTGCTTCCTATCATTTTAGGTTATCCTTTAAATCCTTTTCAGTTTTCCGAATTTCATCTTCAATTGCTCTCCCACCTTCATTTAAGGTCTTTCGAACATCATTCACTTGATCTTTCACTCCATCAGTATGTTCGTCAAACTCCTTCTTTATATCACTTGTTGCTTTTTTAAACTCTTTCATCGCTTTTCCTGCAGTCTTTGCTATTGATGGTATACTATCTGCTCCAAAAAAAAGTAGTGCAATAAGAAATACGATTGCCAATTCACTTCCACCGATAAATAATAACTCCATATGCTTGTGTTTCTCTTCGTTCTTTATAACAAAGAAACAAAAAATCCCGATTGTTTTCACAATCGGGATTATTTATCTTTTTTTTAATGAGAACCTAGTAGGTCCTTATTTTTTAGAGCTCATCGCTTTTTTTCTTGTATCATATGCAATTGGTGTTGCAATAAAGATTGAAGAGTAAGTACCTACAATCACACCAATAAGAAGTGCAAGTGTAAATCCTTTGATCGATGTTCCACCAAACAAAAAGATTGCAAGAAGAACTACAAAGGTAGATAATGAAGTACTAAAAGTACGACGTAAAGTACTACTCAATGCAGAATCAATTACCTCTTCACGATTACGCTTTGGGTGTAGACCAATATACTCACGTAGACGGTCAAATACTACCACAGTATCGTTAATAGAGTAACCTACCACCGTCAGGATTGCAGCAATGAATGATTGATCAATATCCAGTGAAAATGGAAGTATGCCATCAAACAAAGAGAAGAATCCTAGTACAATCAATGAGTCATGGGCAAGTGCGGCTACTGCACCAACACCATATTGCCATTCACTAAATCTTAGTAAGATATATAGGAAAATAATAACTAAGGAGAAGAAGATAGAGATTAATGCATCTTTCTTAATATCATCAGAAATTGTTGGTCCCACTTTTTGTGAACTTACACGATCCATTTTCAGGAAGTGATCTTTACTAGGTGTATTCTTAAAGAATGATTTACATCCATCATAAAGAACTGATTCAATTTGATCGTCTACATTTATACCATCTTCATTAATTCTGAAGTCAGTTGTAATACGAACTTGATTGTCCTCACCAAAAGTTTTTACCTCTGGTGTTCCTTCAAATCCTTTTGTCAAAGATTTTGCTACATCTTCTACTTTAACTGGTTGGTCGAAACGAACAACATAAGTACGTCCTCCTTGGAAGTCGATACTGTAGTTTAAACCTTTTGTTGCAAGGGACACAATAGAAATAAGCAAAAGAATTGTTGAAATTATATAAGCAACTTTTCTCTTACCAATAAATTTGATCTTAGTTTTTGTTAACCAGTTCTCTGTCATCGATGTTACGAACTTAAGATCTTTACCTTTCTCGAGACGACGTTCGATAACCAAGCGAGTAATATAGATACCACACCATAATGAAGTAACAATACCAATAATCAATGTTGTTGCAAATCCTTTGATTGGACCTGAACCGAAGTAGAATAGTACAATACCTGTTAGTAATGTTGTAACCTGTCCATCGATAATTGCTGATAATGCATTGTTATAACCATCAGTTACAGCAAGTCTAAGGCCTTTCCCACTTCTCAACTCTTCTTGTATGCGCTCATAAATAAGTACATTCGCATCCACAGACATACCAATTGTTAAGACGATACCTGCAATACCAGGAAGTGTTAATACCGCTTTGAAACATGCTAGAATACCAATTACAAAGAATAGGTTGGCAATTAATGCAATATCTGCCACTAAACCAGCTCCTGTACTGTAAAAGAAAAGCATATAAACAAGGATCAATACAAATGCAATTGCAAATGAGTAAAATCCTGCCTGGATAGATTCTTTTCCTAATGTTGGACCTACCATCTCCTCCTGAACAATATGTGCTGGAGCAGGAAGTTTACCAGACTTAAGCATGTTCGCTAAATCTTTTGCCTCTTCAATAGAGAAGTTTCCTGTAATTTGAGAACGACCTCCTGTAATTGCATTTTGTACGTTTGGTGCACTCTGTACATAACCGTCAAGAACAATTGCAATGGATTTGTTGATATTCTCTCTTGTAAGCCTAGCCCAAGCTTTAGATCCTTCTGCATTCATTGTCATTGACACCTCACTGCTTGCTTGATTTTGTCCAAAGTCTTGTCGTGCATCTATGATAACATCTCCAGTAAGTGGTGCTTGTCCATCACGATTTGTAGCTTTCAAGGCATACATTTGGTATACGCTACCACCTTTTTGAGTTGGTTGTGCTCCCCATGAAAGCTTCATTGTAGAAGGAATCATGCTTTTGATCTCAGGCATAGCCAATATCTTATTGATCTTTGCTGTATCTTTAACATGAGCCATTCCAACTACTGGTCCAGGATATGCTTGTCCTGTTTGAGATATCATTGGATTTAAAATACGGAATAATGGAGCACGTTTCATCATGTCCATCTCTGTCTGAGTAGAATCGTTTTGTAGTTCATCTACCAAACCAGCCTCTTTATCGTCTTTTTTCTCCTCTGCTTTTGCTTCTTTGTTTGGAGCCTGAGCTTCGTTATATTCGTAAAGACGTTGGTTCAATTGACCAAGAACTGGTGCTACTTCAGGATTTGAATAAGTTTCCCAAAACTCCAATTTAGCAGTTCCCTGTAACAGTTTACGAACACGCTCAGGATCTTTAATACCTGGAAGTTCTACAAGGATACGACCTTTTGTTTGAAGCTGCTGAATGTTCGGTTGAGCAACACCAAAACGGTCGATACGAGAACGAAGGATATTGAATGAGTTAGAGATAGCTGCATCTGTTTCTTCGTCTATAACCTTAAGTACAGAAGCATTTGTGTCGTTGAACTTAACTTTATCACGTAGCTCCATTGTACTGAAGATCGGTGCAAGTTTTTTTCCTGGTGCTACCTCTTCAAAAGCTCTCCCAAAAAGAGTCACGAAATCGTCTTGACTATCTTTTTGATCTTCGATTGCTTTGTTCATGGCAGCAACAAAATCTTTGTTTTTGCTATTATTTGAAAGCGATTTTACGATTTCAGGAACCGATACTTCAAGAGTTACGTTCATTCCACCTTTCAAGTCAAGACCAAGGTTAATCTCTTGTTCTTTCACTTCTTTGTAGGTAAATTTCTTCACTCCGAGGTTTAGTACTGGCTGTCCTGAGATAGAGTCTAGGTAGAATCTTTCTTTGGTAACATCCCCTTTCGCATACTCTTTCGCGTCATTCTCGACCTGCTTTGCTTTACGCGTAAAGTTAAGCTGGTACAGACAAATAAAGGCCACAAGAATTGTCAAAAGCCTTATTGCTCCTTTGTTCTGCATTGGATCTGGATTTAATTTTGTATTATCTAATTGTTTTCTTCTAAATTCACGTTGAACGCAAATATATCTAAATTTTTTGTATTACCATCTTTTATATATTACGTTTCCTATCGAATCTCAATGTTTTACCTAATGTTTTTTAACCTGATCTTCAGTTTTGCTAGATCTATTACGGCTTTGTTGTCTACCAATAAGTCACAACCAATGATTCCACAAATCTTGATGTCTGCCTGTGTTTGGTATATCTCATTTACATGATTTAATGGAATTACAACGCAATCTATATTTTCAAATAAATGTCCTTCAATATCTATGATCTGGGCATTCCCCTTTTTAGTCTCTACTTGATTTTCTAAAACTCCAACAGCGGCTTGTGTGGTAGATTCAAATACAATCTCAAAATGATCACTACAATTAGTGTCAATCACAGAGGTGCTAGCTCCTGTGTCGATGATCCACCAATAACCAGGAGCAAGGCGATTTTTACACACAATATGAACTCCATCTTCATCAATATTGACTACTTCAATAGGGAACTCTCTTCTTGAATATTTCCAATTCATAAACTAAAGGTATAAAAAAAGAGGATGACTTATGCCATCCTCTCTTTCTTATATGTTAATTAAAATAGAAATGAATTATCCATTGATACGATCTAATACAGACATTACTTCACGTACGTGTCCTTCAGAATCTTTCAAAAGCTTCATCTCATCTTCATTCAGTTGAAGTTCGATCACTTTCTCCACTCCATTTTTACCTAGGATAACAGGAACTCCTAAATAGCAATTATCGATTCCATATTCTCCTTCAAGTTTCATGCAAACTGGGAAAACACGTCTTTGATCTTTAACAATCGCTTCTACCATTTGAGCTGCAGCTGATCCCGGTGCATACCATGCTGATGTTCCCATCAACTTAACAAGTTCTCCACCACCAGTTTTTGTTCTGTTTACAATCGCTTCAAGTTTGTCTTCTTCGATTAACTCAGTAACTGGAATACCACCAACGGTTGTATAGCGTGGAAGTGGTACCATAGAGTCACCATGTCCACCCATCAAAACAGCCTGGATATCTTTTGGCGAAACATTAAGTGCTTCTGCTAAGAATGCACGATAACGAGCAGTGTCAAGAATACCAGCCATTCCAATCACTTTTGTACGTGGAAGTTTAGACGTGATATGTGCTTGATAGGTCATTACATCAAGAGGATTCGACACAATGATGATAATTGCCTCTGGTGATTGAGCAATAATACTCTCTGTTACTTGCTTCACAATACCAGCATTCGTCTGAATTAAATCATCACGACTCATACCTGGTTTACGTGGCAAACCAGAAGTAATAACCACTACATCTGAATCTTTTGTTTTAGTGTAGTCATTTGTTGAACCTACTGTTCTTGTATCATATGAGTTGATTGGTGCTTTTTGCCAAATGTCAAGTGCTTTACCTTCAGCTACACCCTCTTTGATATCTACAATTACTACTTCGTTTACTACTTCGCGATAAGCTAGTACGTCTGCGCATGTTGCTCCAACATTTCCCGCTCCAACAACTGTTACCTTCATCTATTCAGTTTTTTGGTGTTTAATTTATCTTGAAAAACTATACAAAATCTTCCTAAATCTATATCTGTCAAATATAAATTAGTTAATCGATTAAAAAAAGCAATCCTTTGCTTTTTGTATTCTAAAAAACAACTTGTTCTGCCTCCTTGTTAAAATAGCAATGTAGGGTGGATTTAAATACGATTTTTATCACAATTTTCTTTGTTTTTAATCTCCCCGTTTGTTGTAAAGATTCGTACGTTATTCTCTATTTTATCTCAAATGTTATAATAACTTTCCTAAATTGTCAAATTTATTGGAATAGTCTTCTATTGTGGTCTTTATTACCTCAATAGCATCCTCTCGACCATAAATTTCTGCTATTTCTGAATTCCTCTCTTCCCCAGGAATATCTTTATATGTTAAGAAATAGTGCTTTAGTCTAGAGATTATATTAGCTGGGACTTCACTGATGTCAGTCATCTGTCCATAAACAAAATCCTCACTTAATACTGCGATGACTTTGTCGTCCGCTTCATTCCCATCTATCATTCTAAAACCACCAATCGGTCTTGCTGTAACTAGGATATCTCCGTGAGAAATCTCCTTTTCTGTTAGAACAATAATATCCAAAGGGTCCCCATCTCCTTTGATACCTTCACGTCCAGTTTTTTTACAACATAGCTCTCCTAAGGACTCTCCACAATATGTTTGTGGTACAAACCCATAGAGTGCTGGTACATGATTTGAGTACTTTTGTGGTCTATCAATCTTTAGATACCCCGACTCTTTATCCACTTCGTATTTTACAGTATCGGTACTTACCACTTCGATGTAACTTGTTACAACGTTTGGAGCATCTTTCCCGATAAAGACCCCGTGCCAAGGATGCGATTTGTAACGCAAGCCCATTAAGCGACCAATAGGATCCGCAAATCTATCTGCCATATTATCGTATTTTTAATTCATCACTTCTTACAAAGGTAGGAATTAATATTTTTCAGCCCTTTCTTAATTGCTATTAAATACGTGGTATTCCGTTGATTTATAGTAATCTTTTTCGTTTTTATGGTTTATGAATGGTATACAATCGATTGCTTAAAATTAGATATTACTTTGTTGCGATTTAACATCTATGGAATGAACTAAGAAGGGCTATCATTTAAAACAATGATAGCCCTTCTTTATTATTATTATAACTCCTATTAGAAATTACCCATTTTTAGGAATGCGATCTCCTCAGTAGTAAGATTTCTCCATTTTCCTCTAGGAAGGTTTAGCTTTGTCAAACCACAGAAATAAACACGATCTAGTTTCGTTACTTTATAACCCAAAGATGAGAAAATACGGCGAACAATACGGTTTTTTCCTGAGTGGATCTCAATACCGACTTGACGTGTGTCATTTTGATCAACATAGCTTACTGCATCTGCTTTCACAAAGCCATCCTCAAGATTTAAACCTTCTAATATTTGTCTAATATGATTTTTGGTAACCTTTTTATCACAAAAAACATGATAGATCTTTTTACGGTTGTATTTTGGATGGGTAAGTCTTGTTGTTAAATCTCCATCATTAGTAAAAAGAAGCAATCCTGTTGTCTCTTTATCTAAACGCCCCACAGGATATAATCTCTCTTTACAAGCACTAGAAACTAGCTCCATTACAGTCTTCTCCGCATGAGGATCTTCCACTGTCGTAACAAAACCTTTTGGTTTATTCAATAAGACATATTTTTTTTGCTCAGCAGTGATCTTCTCTCCAGAAAAGTTAACTTCATCACCCGGTTTCACTCGTAGGCCCATCTCTGTGACAACTTTCCCATTTACTGTCACTACTCCAGATGCTATATATGTGTCTGCATCTCTACGAGAACATATACCTGCGTTTGCAATAAAACGATTTAGACGTATCGTATCATCGGTACGTGTACTTATATTTGAGTTTTTACGGATACGTTTTTGAGATCCTTTTGAGATTTCAGCATAGTTAGGTTTTTGTTTAAAAACCTTCCCATCGTTAGAAAGATATTTATCTGACTCTTTCTCTTCTTGTTTGAAATGGCGTGGAGTTCTTTGAGACTTTCTTGCATTTCTATCATCCCTTCCTCGACCTGTTGCGTTCGAAGAATCATTTGATTTTGTTTTTCCAACTCTTTTACCAGATCCAGTACCTCTCTTTTCGACGGTCCTTTTTGAATCTCGGTCCTGTCTTCTATCTCTCATAATTTTATATTTTTTCAGAGACGATTTATTGTTAAGTGTCTCTAAACCAGTTTTCTAATAATGCTTCTTGATAAATCGAGCACAAAGATGGATATTTTTTTTGATATGTAGTACCTTTAATGGTTCCATAATGTAAAAAAAGTATCCTTTTTTTTCTTATTATTCAAGATAAGTACTTTATGATACATAATTCTCTTAATTCGTTGTTATTAGGACATAAAATAATCAAATTTGTAGCTTAATTAAAAATTTTAAACCAAGATGACTCTTATTAAATCAATCTCGGGTATCCGTGGAACTATCGGTGGTAGAGCGGGAGAAGGACTAAGTCCATTAGATGTTGTGAAGTTCACTGCTTCTTATAGTACATTTATGCAATCACAAGCTGGCAAAAAAAAAATGCGTATTGTGGTTGGTCGTGATGCACGTATTTCTGGCGAAATGGTTAATTCGTTAGTTGTAGGTACACTAATGGGAATGGGAGTGGACGTTGTGAATATCGGTCTTGCAACTACTCCTACTACTGAACTTGCTGTAACTGCTGAAAATGCAGATGGTGGTATTATTCTTACAGCAAGTCATAATCCCAAGCAATGGAATGCCTTGAAACTTCTTAATGCGGATGGTGAGTTTTTAAATGATAAGGCTGGAAAAGAGATCCTTTCGATTGCAGATAGCGAATCTTTTACTTTTGCTGAGGTCGATGATTTGGGTATCGTGACAGAAAAAGATTATACTGACTATCACGTAGATCATGTATTAAATCTTGATCTTGTTGATGTAGAGGTAATTAAGGCAGCGAACTTTAAGGTGGCTATTGATTCAGTCAATTCTGTCGGAGGTATTGCTATTCCTAAACTATTAAAAGCATTAGGCGTAGAAAAAACTGTAGAGATCAACTGTGAAGCAACAGGACACTTTGCACACGTTCCTGAGCCTCTTCCAGAAAACTTGGTTGAGACTTCAGAAATTATCAATAAAGAGGGTGTAGATGTTGGTTTTGTTGTCGATCCTGATGTGGATAGATTGGCTATCATCAATGAAGATGGATCCATGTTTAATGAAGAGTATACATTGGCTGCTGTCGCCGATTATGTTCTTTCTAAAACCCCTGGAAACACGGTTTCAAATCTATCTTCTTCTCGTGTACTACGTGATGTGACAGAAAAATATGGATGTAGCTATGCTGCTTCTGCTGTTGGTGAGGTAAATGTTGTGGCACAAATGAAAGCGACCAATGCAATTATTGGTGGTGAAGGTAATGGAGGGGTGATATATCCTACTAGCCATTCTGGTCGTGATGCATTGGTTGGTATCGGACTATTCTTAACTCACTTAGCAAATAAGAAGATGAAGTGTTCTGAATTGAGAGCAACTTACCCATCTTACTTTATCTCTAAGAATAAAATTCAGTTAACACCAGAGATCGATGTAGATCAGATTTTAGCTGAAATGGAGAAGAAGTATTCTAATGAGCAAGTAAACAATATTGATGGTGTTAAGATTGATTTTGCTGATCGTTGGGTTCATCTAAGAAAATCAAATACAGAGCCAATTATTCGTATCTATTCGGAAGCACCATCGATGGATCAAGCTGATGCTTTGGCTAATGCTATTATAGAGGATATCAAAGGTCTTATTTAATTGTATTATATAAAGAGGTAATTGGATTTCACAATTTGGGTATCCTTACCTCTTTATTTTTTGAGGCTATTCTACATCGATTCGCCTAAGATTGTTTTCGCTCTATTTAATATTGTTGTGTCATCCAATACAACTACACCACCACCTGGACCTCTTTCAAGATGAATACCAACACTGGCACCCTCTTTCCAATTAGATCCACCAAAATAGTTTCTTACCGTTGCTGCTTCAATGCCTAACTCTGTTGCAATACGTGACATGGTTCCATCAGGAAGACTGTCCTTTAATTTCCTTAGCTCATTAAAAGTCATTTTTTCTGCCATATTCATAGAGTTTTATTCGTTTAACAATGTGATTAGGATATTCACTCTCCTTTAAAGTTAATAAACGTAGGTCACATTTTTTTGTCTGATTGACATGTTTTAGAGCAATAAATAATTATTTATTATGTTTTGCTGTGTAAATGTTACCAAAAGAAAGTTATTGTTTAAGATACGTAATTCTCGTTTCCTAGTCACCTATTTGAGATGTCTCTCAAGTTTTCCATCTTTGTATGATACTGTTAAAAATGATATAGTCATAAAAATTTTACGCTTTGGTTATGATGAAACGAAATTTATTGATACTTCAAAAAATAGGAGGGGCTATATTGATTATAGGTTCCATTTTGGTCGTTATTTATGTTATTAATGTACTTAGCTATGATCGTTATAATTCGACAATAATGGCTTTTCGATATATTGGAACTGCCCTACAGGTTGTGGGTTTGATCCTTGTGTTTGCGAGCAAAAGGGAGAAAAAGAAGCATTGATCCTTGTGAAACAATTTGGAGATAGCATTTAATTCGTATGATATATTAATTGTCTCGCAAGTTGATACTGTTTGATGAGGAAAGGGCATCAAAAAAGCGGTAGCTGAATCTTTCAGTCTACCGCTTTTTTAAAAAATTAAATCAATAAATTAGATTGCTCCGTTGCAAACCATGAATGTAAAAGCACCAGCCAAATAGCCAATTACTGCTATCCATGAAATTTTCTTTAAATACCAACCAAAACTAATTTTTTCCATTCCCATTGCTGCAACACCTGCTGCGGAACCCACAATAAGGATAGATCCTCCTGTTCCAGCACAATATGCTAAGAACGACCAGAATTGGCCATCTTGCACGAAGTTTGTTAGATATCCAACAGAGTCAGGACTTGCTATCTCATACATTCCCATTGCACTTGCTACAAGAGGGACATTATCTACGATGGAAGACAAGAATCCAATAGCGATGTTAATACCATAGATATCTCCGATATGTTTATCCATCGCTTCTGCCATAAGGTCTAATTGACCAGCTGAGGATAGTGCAGAAACGCCCAAAAGAACTCCAAGGAAAAACAGAATGGTTGGAGTGTCAATTTTGTGTAATGTCTTGATAACACTTAGATTACGTTGGTCATCATGTGACTTTTTACGAATCATAAGTTCTGAAACAAACCATAATACACCTAAACCTAGTAGCATTCCTATAAAAGGAGGAAGGTGAGTAATGGTTTTAAAAACTGGAACAAATAGAAGGCATAATACTCCTAGAAGTAAAATGATATTTCGCTCTGTAACAGTTGTATATTTCCTGGTTTCTGAGACCTCAAGTTGTGGTTCTTCTCTTTTTCCTTTAAGAATGAAAGAGGAGATGATCAATGGAACTAACATACTTATCATGCTAGGAATAAATAGTGACGAAATGATATGGGAAGAGGTTACCTGTCCGCCAATCCAGAGCATGATCGTTGTAACATCCCCTATAGGTGAGAATGCCCCACCAGCATTGGCACTTAAAACGATCATGGAAGCAAAAAACCATCGGTTCTCTTTCTTGTCTAATATTTTCTTGGTTAAAGTTACCATTACAATGGTGGTTGTAAGGTTATCTAATACCGCTGACATAAAGAAGGTAAGGATTGAAATGATCCAAAGTAGCTTAACTATATTTCGAGTCTTAATTTTGTCCGTAATAACTCGAAACCCTTGAAATGAGTCGACAATCTCTACTATTCCCATAGCTCCTAAAAGGAAAAATAGAATAGAAGATATTTCATATAGACGTTCTACTAATTCATGATGTACGATGAAATCAACAATACTACTATTGGCTCCATTCGTATGGGTAAAGTGATGCCAACTACTACTATATCCTAGACCGAGAATATCTGTCCCAAAAATGGCATAAATTGCCCACAAAAGTCCACCCATGATAAGGGCAGCTGCCGCTTTGTTCACTTTAGTATTGTGTTCGAGCACAATACCTAAGTATCCAAGAACAAAGATGACAATCATAATTTGAAATGCGATCATATCTTAATTTGTTTTAGATCTTTTCTTGTATCATAACATGTGTAATGAATGATAGGTTGAGTGTTTTGAGTAATTATGTCTCAGTAAATTTTAAAAAAGTACGCTAATTTAACAATAATGCACAGAGAAGCCCTCTGTTATTATAAATAAAAATGTATTAACCCTTTTTTATCGCGTTTCTTTTATTGTAGATGGGATTCGGTATGTATTGTGGTTCTAAGCTACAATGTAATAATTGGGGGATGGGGGAGTATAGCCCTGTTAAATCTAGTATTAACAGGGCTTAGTGTATTATGCAATACCTTTCTCTTCTAGAAGAGACGACATTTCAGTTTGTACCTTTAGTGCTTCCCCACGAGCGAAGAGTGCAAAATCTTCATCCGACCCAGCATAGA
The Prolixibacteraceae bacterium DNA segment above includes these coding regions:
- the glmM gene encoding phosphoglucosamine mutase, with the translated sequence MTLIKSISGIRGTIGGRAGEGLSPLDVVKFTASYSTFMQSQAGKKKMRIVVGRDARISGEMVNSLVVGTLMGMGVDVVNIGLATTPTTELAVTAENADGGIILTASHNPKQWNALKLLNADGEFLNDKAGKEILSIADSESFTFAEVDDLGIVTEKDYTDYHVDHVLNLDLVDVEVIKAANFKVAIDSVNSVGGIAIPKLLKALGVEKTVEINCEATGHFAHVPEPLPENLVETSEIINKEGVDVGFVVDPDVDRLAIINEDGSMFNEEYTLAAVADYVLSKTPGNTVSNLSSSRVLRDVTEKYGCSYAASAVGEVNVVAQMKATNAIIGGEGNGGVIYPTSHSGRDALVGIGLFLTHLANKKMKCSELRATYPSYFISKNKIQLTPEIDVDQILAEMEKKYSNEQVNNIDGVKIDFADRWVHLRKSNTEPIIRIYSEAPSMDQADALANAIIEDIKGLI
- a CDS encoding DNA-binding protein; amino-acid sequence: MNMAEKMTFNELRKLKDSLPDGTMSRIATELGIEAATVRNYFGGSNWKEGASVGIHLERGPGGGVVVLDDTTILNRAKTILGESM
- the nhaD gene encoding sodium:proton antiporter NhaD; this encodes MIAFQIMIVIFVLGYLGIVLEHNTKVNKAAAALIMGGLLWAIYAIFGTDILGLGYSSSWHHFTHTNGANSSIVDFIVHHELVERLYEISSILFFLLGAMGIVEIVDSFQGFRVITDKIKTRNIVKLLWIISILTFFMSAVLDNLTTTIVMVTLTKKILDKKENRWFFASMIVLSANAGGAFSPIGDVTTIMLWIGGQVTSSHIISSLFIPSMISMLVPLIISSFILKGKREEPQLEVSETRKYTTVTERNIILLLGVLCLLFVPVFKTITHLPPFIGMLLGLGVLWFVSELMIRKKSHDDQRNLSVIKTLHKIDTPTILFFLGVLLGVSALSSAGQLDLMAEAMDKHIGDIYGINIAIGFLSSIVDNVPLVASAMGMYEIASPDSVGYLTNFVQDGQFWSFLAYCAGTGGSILIVGSAAGVAAMGMEKISFGWYLKKISWIAVIGYLAGAFTFMVCNGAI